A window of Haloarcula sp. H-GB4 contains these coding sequences:
- a CDS encoding NADH-quinone oxidoreductase subunit J, translating to MALAESIAFALFAIVTVGSAAGVVLVRDVWHSALLLGVSLISVAVFYVMNQAAFVATMQILVYVGGVLILITFAVMLTREDESVIEVTP from the coding sequence ATGGCACTGGCAGAGTCAATTGCGTTCGCGCTGTTCGCTATCGTAACAGTGGGCAGCGCTGCGGGCGTCGTGTTAGTCCGGGACGTCTGGCACTCGGCGCTGTTACTGGGCGTGTCCCTTATCAGCGTCGCAGTGTTTTACGTCATGAACCAGGCGGCGTTCGTCGCAACGATGCAGATCCTGGTGTATGTCGGCGGCGTCCTCATTCTCATCACCTTCGCGGTGATGCTGACCCGCGAGGACGAGTCGGTGATCGAGGTGACACCATGA
- the nuoL gene encoding NADH-quinone oxidoreductase subunit L, which yields MAAFTYAPAIVLLPFVSFLVALFAGDRMPKGGALAGITATGGSLLLSIWVALTVAGGEVHNEMLYTWTASVESLRLNFGLLLDPLSALMLLIVCLISFLVHIFSLGYMNDEGETGLPRYYAGLGLFTASMLGFVVANNLLMAFMFFELVGLCSYLLIGFWFRQDGPPSAAKKAFLVTRFGDYFFLIGVVGIFATFGTGLFAPITQGGEVVAESFPMLAEHAIVEGEVEGIAMLETVGMGPQAWFTVLGLLVLGGVVGKSAQFPLHTWLPDAMEGPTPVSALIHAATMVAAGVYLVARMYGFYALSPTALAVIALIGGFTALFAATMGLVKQEIKQVLAYSTISQYGYMMLALGSGGYVAAVFHLTTHAVFKALLFLGAGSVIIAMHHNENMWDMGGLKDRMPVTYWTFLAGSLALAGIVPFAGFWSKDEVLYEALIHGFGTEGGLGTVYLAAYAMGLLAVFFTGFYTFRMVYLTFHGDARSDTARDPEPVRWNVKGPLTVLGILATTIGFINMKPVAELTGAHIDFLHVWLNGPEEGGWPAALNTGLHHYETLLHDVAHVAAGYPLGETTTLLASAGVSLALALAGVLVARSLYAGADPVEHTDKLGGLKTLLMHNYYQDEYQVWLATGVTYPLARVMNKFDQGVVDGVVNGISSVSLFGGSRIRRIQSGVVSNYATLLTLGLVLLLAAFGVMGGWF from the coding sequence ATGGCTGCATTCACATACGCTCCGGCGATTGTCCTGCTGCCGTTTGTATCGTTCCTCGTCGCGCTGTTTGCCGGCGACCGCATGCCGAAAGGCGGCGCGCTCGCAGGCATCACCGCGACGGGTGGATCGCTCCTGCTGTCGATCTGGGTCGCGCTGACAGTGGCCGGCGGTGAAGTCCACAACGAGATGCTGTACACGTGGACCGCAAGCGTCGAGTCACTCCGGCTGAACTTCGGCCTGCTACTTGACCCGCTGTCGGCGCTCATGCTGCTTATCGTCTGTCTCATCTCGTTCCTCGTCCACATATTCTCACTTGGCTACATGAACGACGAGGGCGAGACTGGCCTCCCGCGCTATTACGCCGGACTCGGCCTGTTCACAGCAAGTATGCTCGGGTTTGTTGTCGCCAACAACCTCCTGATGGCGTTCATGTTCTTCGAGCTGGTGGGCCTGTGTTCGTACCTGCTCATCGGCTTCTGGTTCCGTCAGGATGGCCCGCCGAGCGCCGCGAAGAAAGCGTTCCTGGTCACCCGCTTCGGTGACTACTTCTTCCTCATCGGCGTCGTCGGCATCTTCGCTACGTTCGGGACTGGCCTGTTCGCCCCGATTACGCAGGGCGGCGAAGTGGTCGCCGAGAGCTTCCCGATGCTGGCCGAACACGCCATCGTTGAGGGCGAGGTTGAGGGCATCGCGATGCTGGAGACGGTCGGCATGGGCCCACAGGCCTGGTTCACCGTGCTCGGCCTCCTCGTGCTTGGCGGCGTTGTCGGCAAGTCCGCGCAGTTCCCGCTGCACACGTGGCTACCCGACGCGATGGAAGGTCCGACGCCGGTCTCAGCGCTGATTCACGCGGCGACGATGGTCGCAGCCGGTGTGTACCTCGTCGCGCGTATGTACGGCTTCTACGCGCTCTCGCCGACGGCACTGGCCGTCATCGCTCTTATCGGCGGCTTCACCGCACTGTTTGCGGCAACGATGGGCCTGGTCAAACAGGAAATCAAGCAAGTGCTCGCGTACTCCACTATCTCGCAGTACGGATACATGATGCTCGCGCTGGGATCGGGTGGCTACGTGGCCGCGGTCTTCCACCTGACGACCCACGCCGTGTTCAAGGCGCTGCTGTTCCTCGGTGCAGGGTCGGTCATCATCGCCATGCACCACAACGAGAACATGTGGGACATGGGCGGTCTGAAAGATCGGATGCCGGTGACCTACTGGACGTTCCTCGCCGGCTCGCTCGCACTGGCCGGTATTGTTCCGTTCGCCGGCTTCTGGTCCAAGGACGAGGTGCTGTACGAGGCACTCATCCACGGCTTCGGCACTGAGGGTGGCCTCGGCACGGTCTACCTCGCCGCGTACGCGATGGGGCTGCTGGCCGTGTTCTTCACCGGCTTCTACACCTTCCGGATGGTGTACCTGACCTTCCACGGCGACGCGCGCTCGGACACCGCACGTGACCCCGAGCCAGTCCGCTGGAACGTCAAGGGCCCGCTGACGGTGCTTGGCATCCTCGCCACGACGATCGGGTTCATCAACATGAAGCCCGTCGCGGAACTGACCGGTGCGCACATCGACTTCCTGCACGTGTGGCTCAACGGCCCTGAAGAGGGTGGCTGGCCCGCGGCGCTCAACACTGGACTGCACCACTACGAGACGCTCCTGCACGACGTGGCTCACGTTGCAGCGGGCTACCCGCTCGGTGAGACAACGACGCTGCTCGCCTCTGCGGGGGTTTCGCTGGCTCTCGCACTTGCTGGCGTGCTCGTCGCGCGGAGCCTCTATGCCGGTGCCGACCCAGTCGAGCATACCGACAAGCTTGGCGGTCTGAAGACGCTACTCATGCACAACTACTATCAGGACGAATATCAGGTGTGGCTCGCGACGGGTGTCACCTACCCGCTCGCCCGTGTGATGAACAAGTTCGACCAGGGTGTCGTTGACGGTGTCGTCAACGGCATCTCCAGCGTGAGCCTGTTCGGCGGCAGCCGCATCCGACGCATCCAGTCCGGCGTCGTCAGCAACTACGCGACGCTGCTGACGCTTGGACTCGTGCTCTTGCTTGCTGCCTTTGGCGTCATGGGAGGGTGGTTCTAG
- a CDS encoding complex I subunit 1 family protein, with protein sequence MQSAPLPETLANLLGLDPNSTAVMIVMSLIGAGLIGTLMMTNTALAGPWAKRKITAAFTDRIAVDRIGPYGLFIIVADAVRLLSKELIVPEGVDRPAWDLAPLIIASTALLGFAVIPMGNGIQLADPEVGLAYVFATASMASIGLVMAGYASNNKYSFLGGLRAVAQNLAYEIPLILTGASVVIFAGSLQMSEIVAAQQQSLIGPLPSWYAFVNPFAFVLFMIANLAEVGRNPFDIPEAPTEIVAGYQTEYSSVYFVLVYLGEFIHIFLGGAIIATIFLGGPAGPVLPGIVWFLIKIWGVFLFTQWARSAVPRVRIDQLIEIGWKGMLVLSLANLLLTAVIVGVTVQ encoded by the coding sequence ATGCAGTCGGCGCCGTTACCGGAAACGCTCGCGAACCTGCTTGGGCTTGACCCCAACAGCACGGCCGTGATGATCGTGATGAGCCTCATCGGCGCGGGGCTCATTGGGACGCTCATGATGACGAACACGGCGCTTGCTGGTCCGTGGGCGAAGCGAAAAATTACGGCCGCGTTCACCGACCGCATCGCTGTCGACCGTATCGGCCCCTACGGGCTGTTCATCATCGTGGCCGACGCCGTCCGCCTGCTCTCGAAGGAACTCATCGTTCCCGAAGGCGTCGACCGGCCGGCGTGGGACCTCGCGCCGCTCATCATTGCTAGCACCGCGCTGCTCGGGTTCGCTGTTATCCCGATGGGGAACGGCATCCAGCTCGCCGACCCCGAGGTCGGCCTAGCGTACGTGTTTGCGACGGCCTCGATGGCCTCCATCGGTCTGGTAATGGCCGGCTACGCATCGAACAACAAGTACTCATTCCTCGGCGGGCTGCGTGCTGTCGCGCAAAACCTCGCCTACGAAATCCCGCTCATCCTGACGGGCGCGTCGGTCGTCATCTTCGCCGGCTCGCTCCAGATGAGCGAGATCGTCGCGGCCCAGCAGCAGTCGCTGATCGGTCCGCTGCCGTCGTGGTACGCGTTCGTGAACCCCTTCGCGTTCGTGCTGTTCATGATTGCGAACCTCGCAGAGGTCGGCCGCAATCCGTTCGACATCCCGGAAGCACCGACCGAGATTGTCGCCGGCTACCAGACCGAGTACTCCTCGGTGTACTTCGTGCTCGTCTACCTCGGGGAGTTCATCCACATCTTCCTCGGTGGGGCGATCATCGCCACGATCTTCCTCGGCGGCCCGGCCGGTCCGGTTCTGCCGGGCATCGTCTGGTTCCTCATCAAGATCTGGGGCGTCTTCCTGTTCACGCAGTGGGCCCGCTCGGCGGTCCCGCGCGTCCGGATCGACCAGCTTATCGAAATCGGTTGGAAGGGAATGTTGGTGCTCTCGCTGGCGAACCTGCTGCTGACCGCGGTTATCGTCGGGGTGACCGTCCAATGA
- a CDS encoding NADH-quinone oxidoreductase subunit I has protein sequence MIGILKSMATTMKHALDGETFTVEYPDVAPEVSPRFRGVHKWSQERCIWCRQCENVCPNNTIQIVMDEQRNGEQYNLHIGQCIYCRLCEEVCPTDAILLTQNFEFTADTKDEFAYDKEQLKNVPWYKDIDPLESREPDRGAWIGEGDGEVDYQ, from the coding sequence ATGATTGGAATCCTGAAATCAATGGCGACGACGATGAAACACGCCCTCGACGGGGAGACGTTCACGGTGGAGTACCCGGACGTCGCCCCCGAGGTGAGCCCCCGCTTCCGCGGCGTCCACAAGTGGAGCCAAGAGCGGTGTATCTGGTGTCGGCAGTGTGAGAACGTCTGCCCGAACAACACCATCCAGATCGTGATGGACGAGCAGCGCAACGGTGAGCAGTACAACCTCCACATCGGCCAGTGTATCTACTGCCGGCTGTGCGAGGAAGTCTGCCCGACCGACGCGATCCTGCTGACCCAGAACTTCGAGTTCACTGCGGACACGAAAGACGAGTTCGCCTACGACAAGGAACAACTCAAGAACGTGCCGTGGTACAAGGATATCGACCCACTGGAGTCACGCGAACCCGACCGGGGCGCGTGGATCGGCGAGGGCGACGGCGAAGTCGACTACCAGTAA
- a CDS encoding NADH-quinone oxidoreductase subunit A, whose protein sequence is MSNPWIAIGALAVVALAIPVTMMAVSSLLRPSVPEQGKRTTYESGEVPTGSSRQIKFNIQYYMVALLFVVFDIETVFIFPWTVIYSDAAAEFGMTTALLPMVVFIAILAIGLGWAWRNGAVQWVRSPRATKGADTYE, encoded by the coding sequence ATGAGTAATCCATGGATCGCCATCGGCGCGCTCGCGGTCGTGGCGCTAGCCATCCCAGTGACGATGATGGCAGTTTCGAGCCTCTTGCGGCCCAGCGTGCCGGAACAAGGCAAACGCACCACCTACGAGTCCGGTGAAGTGCCGACTGGCAGCAGTCGACAGATCAAGTTTAATATCCAGTACTACATGGTCGCGCTGCTGTTCGTCGTCTTCGACATCGAGACCGTCTTCATCTTCCCGTGGACGGTCATCTACAGCGACGCAGCCGCTGAGTTCGGGATGACCACGGCACTGCTACCGATGGTCGTATTCATCGCGATTCTCGCCATCGGACTCGGTTGGGCCTGGCGTAACGGCGCAGTTCAGTGGGTGCGCAGTCCGCGCGCCACGAAGGGGGCAGACACATATGAGTAG
- a CDS encoding NuoM family protein: MWVAALLLVTLLGTGLVFLSPDRYAGKLAAAVSAVPALGSIYMYWVYLTQYGGTGNALLSPADIAFGQQIPWITLGELEVSYYVGLDGISMPLLALTTVLTTLAIVSAWTPIDERQSQFYGLMLFMEVSLIGVFSALDFFLWFVFWEGVLIPMYLLIGIWGGPRRKYAAIKFFVYTNVASLVMFAGLFALVFSTDLTSLSLPAMAEAFRTASGLPTIAGVNLMTISFILMFFGFAVKVPVFPLHTWLPDAHVEAPTPVSVMLAGVLLKMGTYALLRFNFTMLADTARQLAVPLAIIGVVSVIYGAMLALAQRDLKRIVAYSSISSMGYVILGLVAFTPYGMGGATFQMIAHGLISGLMFMAVGVIYNTTHTRMVGDMSGLADRMPWTVGIFVAAAFGYMGLPLMAGFAGEYFIFQGSFNAPTLGGAAPVLTSLAMFGIVIVAGYLLWAMQRTLFGGFNLETDYEVSPAAFHDVAPLAVLLLLVIALGVAPDLSFAMIQDSISPVLEIGGGA, encoded by the coding sequence ATGTGGGTCGCCGCGCTCCTGCTTGTGACCCTGCTGGGAACCGGGCTCGTGTTCCTCTCGCCTGACCGGTACGCCGGAAAGCTCGCCGCAGCCGTCAGTGCGGTGCCGGCGCTCGGTAGCATCTACATGTACTGGGTGTACCTCACGCAGTACGGCGGCACGGGGAATGCCCTCCTGTCACCCGCTGACATCGCGTTCGGCCAGCAGATCCCATGGATCACGCTGGGTGAACTGGAAGTGTCGTACTACGTCGGCCTCGACGGCATTAGCATGCCGCTGCTTGCGCTGACGACGGTCCTGACGACGCTCGCCATCGTGTCCGCGTGGACGCCTATCGACGAGCGCCAGTCCCAGTTCTACGGACTGATGCTGTTCATGGAAGTGAGCCTCATCGGCGTGTTCTCCGCGCTCGATTTCTTCCTCTGGTTCGTCTTCTGGGAGGGCGTCCTCATCCCAATGTATCTGCTCATCGGTATCTGGGGCGGCCCGCGCCGGAAGTACGCCGCGATCAAGTTCTTCGTCTACACGAACGTGGCGTCGCTGGTCATGTTCGCGGGCCTGTTCGCGCTCGTGTTCAGCACTGACCTCACGTCGCTGTCCCTGCCCGCGATGGCCGAGGCGTTCCGTACCGCAAGCGGACTCCCGACCATCGCCGGCGTGAACCTGATGACCATCTCCTTCATCCTGATGTTCTTCGGGTTCGCAGTGAAGGTGCCCGTCTTCCCGCTGCACACGTGGCTCCCTGACGCTCACGTCGAAGCCCCGACGCCGGTGTCGGTCATGCTGGCCGGCGTCCTCCTGAAGATGGGGACCTACGCACTGCTGCGGTTCAACTTCACGATGCTCGCTGACACGGCCCGTCAGCTCGCGGTTCCGCTGGCGATTATCGGCGTTGTCAGCGTTATCTACGGCGCAATGCTCGCGCTGGCACAGCGCGACCTCAAACGCATCGTCGCCTACTCCTCGATTTCGTCGATGGGTTATGTCATCTTAGGTCTCGTCGCGTTCACGCCCTATGGCATGGGCGGGGCGACCTTCCAGATGATCGCCCACGGCCTCATTTCGGGGCTGATGTTCATGGCTGTCGGTGTCATCTACAACACGACGCACACGCGCATGGTCGGCGATATGTCCGGCCTCGCGGACCGGATGCCTTGGACGGTCGGCATCTTCGTCGCCGCCGCCTTCGGCTACATGGGCCTGCCGCTGATGGCCGGCTTCGCCGGGGAGTACTTCATCTTCCAGGGTTCGTTCAACGCGCCGACGCTCGGTGGGGCTGCACCGGTACTGACCTCGCTGGCGATGTTCGGCATCGTCATTGTCGCCGGCTATCTGCTGTGGGCCATGCAGCGCACGCTGTTCGGTGGCTTCAATCTGGAGACGGACTACGAGGTCAGCCCGGCCGCGTTCCACGATGTCGCGCCGCTGGCCGTGTTGCTCCTGCTAGTCATCGCACTCGGTGTCGCACCGGACCTCTCCTTTGCCATGATACAGGACTCGATATCACCAGTTCTCGAAATCGGAGGTGGTGCATAG
- a CDS encoding NADH-quinone oxidoreductase subunit D, with protein MSLEKPSRDTALDVGVTEDGLDYDALADLLGGHVLDREEHVNAEGFVIRPDEVQDVLSTLKEEAGFDHCACVTAQEYDDRYESIYHLRKYNDPTQELSIVVPSPKDDPHNESAARVYDTADWHEREAYDLVGIDYDDHPDLRRILLPETWQGHPLSQDYNQDQPQIVSLREHANPLEDDKRSEDDPDTMFVNIGPHHPATHGVLHVETVLDGEQIADLEPDIGYLHRCEEQMCQQGTYRHQIMPYPDRWDYISAGILNEWAYARAAEDLADIEVPEYAQVIRTMAAEMCRIASHELALATFALDVFGDFTAVFQYGIRDREIVQNLLEDLTGQRLMFNYLRLGGVAWDLPEPREEYFEKIRDFLDDLPHKLEEIHDLVTGNEIFQMRCVDTGVLSPEQVKQYGATGPVARGSGVDYDIRRDDPYGYYDELDWNVVTEQGGDNFSRVLVRLREVEESARIIEQCVDLLEQWPEDDREIQANVPRTLRPDPDKEIYRSVEGAKGELGIYIRSDGTDKPARFKIRSPCFSNLQTLPEMSQGEYIPDMIASLGSLDIVLGEVDR; from the coding sequence ATGAGTTTAGAAAAACCATCACGCGATACGGCGCTTGACGTCGGAGTCACCGAGGACGGCCTCGATTACGACGCGCTTGCGGACCTGCTCGGGGGCCACGTCCTCGACCGTGAGGAGCACGTCAACGCCGAGGGGTTCGTTATCCGTCCCGACGAGGTTCAGGACGTCCTCTCAACGCTGAAAGAGGAAGCTGGGTTCGACCACTGCGCCTGTGTCACAGCACAGGAGTACGACGACCGGTACGAATCCATCTACCACCTGCGGAAGTACAACGACCCGACACAGGAGCTGTCGATTGTCGTCCCCTCACCGAAAGACGATCCGCACAACGAGTCGGCCGCTCGCGTTTATGACACCGCAGACTGGCATGAACGAGAGGCCTACGATTTGGTCGGCATCGACTACGACGACCACCCGGACCTCCGGCGCATCCTGCTGCCCGAGACCTGGCAGGGCCACCCCCTGAGCCAAGACTACAATCAGGACCAGCCACAGATCGTCTCGCTGCGAGAGCACGCGAATCCGCTGGAAGACGACAAGCGCAGCGAGGACGACCCGGACACGATGTTCGTCAATATCGGTCCGCACCACCCGGCAACCCACGGCGTGCTCCACGTCGAGACGGTGCTTGACGGCGAGCAGATCGCCGACCTCGAACCCGATATCGGCTACCTGCACCGCTGTGAGGAGCAGATGTGCCAGCAGGGAACCTACCGCCATCAGATCATGCCGTACCCCGACCGATGGGACTACATTTCCGCTGGCATTCTCAATGAGTGGGCGTACGCGCGCGCTGCCGAGGACCTCGCGGATATCGAGGTTCCCGAATACGCACAGGTCATCCGGACGATGGCGGCAGAGATGTGCCGGATCGCCTCGCACGAACTCGCACTGGCGACGTTCGCGCTGGACGTGTTCGGTGACTTCACCGCAGTCTTCCAGTACGGGATCCGCGACCGCGAAATCGTCCAGAACCTGCTCGAAGATCTGACCGGCCAGCGGCTGATGTTCAACTACCTCCGACTGGGCGGGGTTGCCTGGGATCTGCCAGAGCCTCGCGAGGAGTACTTCGAGAAGATCCGCGACTTCCTCGACGATCTCCCGCACAAGCTCGAAGAGATCCACGACCTCGTCACCGGTAACGAGATTTTCCAGATGCGGTGTGTCGACACCGGCGTCCTCTCCCCGGAGCAGGTCAAGCAGTACGGCGCAACCGGTCCCGTGGCACGCGGCTCTGGCGTCGACTACGACATCCGGCGGGACGACCCATACGGCTACTACGACGAACTCGACTGGAACGTCGTCACCGAGCAGGGCGGCGACAACTTCAGTCGTGTTCTCGTCCGCCTTCGTGAGGTCGAGGAGTCGGCCCGCATCATCGAGCAGTGTGTCGACCTGCTGGAGCAGTGGCCGGAAGACGACCGCGAGATTCAGGCTAACGTCCCGCGGACGCTCCGCCCGGACCCCGACAAGGAGATCTACCGCTCTGTCGAGGGCGCGAAGGGTGAACTCGGCATCTACATCCGCTCAGATGGGACAGACAAGCCGGCGCGGTTCAAGATCCGCAGTCCGTGCTTCTCGAACCTGCAGACGCTGCCGGAGATGTCTCAGGGCGAATACATCCCTGACATGATCGCCTCGCTCGGGAGCCTCGACATCGTACTCGGGGAGGTGGACCGGTAA
- the nuoK gene encoding NADH-quinone oxidoreductase subunit NuoK produces MIPAETYLLLSAAIFCIGLFGILTRRNALIFLMSVELMLNAANINLVAFSLQHGNLTGQVFSLFTMALAAAEVAIGIGIVLVLYRNFSDVDVTKATTMRW; encoded by the coding sequence GTGATTCCGGCTGAAACGTATCTCCTCCTGTCGGCGGCCATATTCTGTATCGGCCTGTTCGGCATCCTCACCCGACGGAACGCGCTCATCTTCCTGATGTCCGTCGAGCTGATGTTGAACGCTGCGAACATCAACCTCGTCGCGTTCTCACTGCAACACGGGAACCTCACCGGCCAGGTGTTCAGCCTGTTCACGATGGCACTCGCCGCCGCGGAGGTCGCCATCGGGATCGGTATCGTCCTGGTCCTGTACCGCAACTTCTCAGACGTGGACGTGACGAAGGCGACGACGATGAGGTGGTAA
- a CDS encoding AIR carboxylase family protein — translation MSADNVQSLIDQLHEEAEMDRPNDLTPDVGIIMGSDSDLPTMAGGQGKRPGAYAALADELGFEEQTDYTDAPESRFTFETFVCSAHRTPDLMYAYAATAAERGIDVIIAGAGGKSADLPNMTASIAYPLPVIGVPVQEKSVDSVIGMPQGAPITAVDAGKSFNAALSAVQILARQHDELCDRLVSYHEGLQTDVGEASRDLHELGTPGFKREYWDE, via the coding sequence ATGTCCGCAGACAACGTGCAGTCGCTTATTGACCAGTTGCACGAAGAGGCCGAGATGGACCGACCGAACGACCTAACGCCCGATGTCGGCATCATCATGGGATCGGATTCAGATCTACCGACGATGGCAGGCGGGCAGGGTAAGCGACCGGGGGCCTACGCGGCGCTCGCCGACGAACTCGGCTTTGAGGAACAGACGGACTACACCGACGCGCCTGAGAGCCGCTTCACCTTCGAGACGTTCGTTTGCTCGGCCCATCGGACGCCCGACCTGATGTACGCCTACGCAGCGACGGCCGCCGAGCGCGGCATCGACGTGATTATCGCCGGCGCTGGTGGCAAGTCCGCAGACCTGCCGAACATGACCGCCAGCATCGCCTACCCGCTGCCGGTCATTGGGGTCCCAGTGCAGGAGAAATCCGTCGACTCGGTTATCGGGATGCCACAGGGCGCGCCGATCACGGCAGTCGACGCCGGCAAGTCGTTCAACGCTGCGCTCTCAGCGGTACAGATTCTCGCGCGGCAGCACGACGAACTCTGTGACCGGCTTGTCTCGTACCACGAGGGGCTCCAGACCGATGTCGGCGAGGCGTCACGTGACCTCCACGAACTCGGGACGCCCGGATTCAAACGCGAATACTGGGACGAGTGA
- a CDS encoding proton-conducting membrane transporter codes for MTTKPELQTEGSFVAGLAAIALFVVLGAVFMGVSFPAPAGFGEGAAITKSLGAAMFDIAPGVIMGKGETAVPGEGFLVAFEVIDIVLVAALVGSVMLARREVAGESVTLGVETTDDDDMAVAADGGPGGDDS; via the coding sequence ATGACCACAAAGCCCGAACTACAGACGGAGGGGAGTTTCGTCGCGGGACTGGCCGCAATCGCCCTGTTCGTCGTCCTCGGTGCAGTGTTCATGGGCGTCTCGTTTCCCGCGCCAGCGGGCTTCGGTGAGGGAGCGGCAATAACCAAGAGCCTCGGCGCGGCGATGTTCGATATCGCCCCGGGCGTGATTATGGGCAAGGGTGAGACGGCCGTTCCCGGTGAAGGGTTCCTTGTCGCGTTCGAGGTTATCGACATCGTGCTGGTGGCCGCACTTGTCGGCTCCGTCATGCTCGCCCGACGCGAAGTCGCTGGCGAATCAGTAACACTCGGTGTCGAAACCACGGACGACGACGACATGGCCGTTGCCGCTGACGGTGGTCCGGGAGGTGACGACTCGTGA
- a CDS encoding NADH-quinone oxidoreductase subunit B, translating into MSSDQTPPAVEDVSTQEARMGDGADDRFNSTLREAFGSTPFILTKFDKFMNWVRGSSMFMLQFGIACCSIEMIHTYAIKHDLDRFGSGVPRASPRQADVIIIPGTIVSKFAPRMKRVYDQMPEPKFVVSMGSCTISGGPFQEGYNVIKGAEEVIPVDIHVPGCPPRPEALIYGVAKLQERIAEGESSPVTVKPYELEQFGDLEQDELVDKLASEIDEEDLVMRYNWNDSP; encoded by the coding sequence ATGAGTAGTGACCAAACACCACCGGCCGTCGAAGACGTATCGACACAAGAGGCCCGCATGGGTGACGGGGCCGACGACCGCTTCAACTCGACGCTACGCGAGGCGTTCGGGTCGACGCCGTTCATCCTGACCAAGTTCGACAAGTTCATGAACTGGGTCCGGGGCTCCTCGATGTTCATGCTACAGTTCGGGATCGCCTGCTGTAGCATCGAAATGATCCACACCTACGCGATCAAGCACGACCTCGACCGCTTCGGTTCAGGGGTGCCGCGTGCGTCCCCGCGTCAGGCAGATGTCATTATCATTCCGGGGACCATCGTCTCGAAGTTCGCGCCGCGGATGAAGCGCGTCTACGACCAGATGCCCGAGCCGAAGTTCGTTGTCTCGATGGGTTCCTGTACCATTTCCGGCGGCCCGTTCCAGGAAGGATACAACGTCATCAAGGGCGCGGAAGAGGTCATCCCGGTCGACATCCACGTGCCGGGTTGTCCGCCACGCCCCGAGGCACTCATCTACGGCGTCGCCAAGCTGCAAGAGCGCATCGCTGAGGGCGAGTCCTCGCCAGTGACGGTCAAACCCTATGAACTGGAGCAGTTCGGCGATCTCGAACAGGACGAGCTTGTGGACAAGCTCGCTAGCGAAATCGACGAGGAAGACCTCGTTATGCGGTACAACTGGAACGACTCCCCCTAA